Sequence from the Maniola jurtina chromosome 18, ilManJurt1.1, whole genome shotgun sequence genome:
GCCAAAATTTGTTCAAAAACTTTAAACACAAGTGTCCACAATTATATGGATGATTACGCTGAATgttttcataattataatacatTTCGGAACCAACATATTGAATTAATTCTTTTGGTGGTTTTAAATTACCATAACTGTCAAAGTACTCGATATGATTATTGTATTTTGCGTAAGCTACCCAATGACTGCCAGGATTTTTTGAGCTATCTAAATTAACGATACCACATTCTTTCTTATGAGGATGTTTAGGTAGCTCATCTCTCATAAATACTCCTCGAAAATAAGGAATACTGCTTGAATAATTCATAATATCTATATTAGTAAGAGCTCTATTGGGTAGCCgactatttagttttttttactagaTACATAAATTCCGAAACCTTCCTTAAAAGGTTTAACGCTTAATCCTTTTCCAATAGATAATGATTCTATTTTTTCATTGTgcctttttaactcattcaaaCGTTTTTCAGCTGCTTTATAATCATTAATAGCTTTAGCTATACCCGATGCACCACCAGCTAAACTACCCACGGCAGATAGCCCAGCAAGAATAGGTATCAATGGTAGAAACCCTCCCGTTTTCGGAATAGGAATAATACGAGGAATCTTTACTGTAGTGTTTGTTGCTAGTTCCTTAGCAGCTGCCATTGCCAACTTTATCGCCAtatttttaccctttggttttaattttttaagatgtTTATTTGTGTGAGATATGATATATTTCAATTGTTTCTTTAATCCACCACCACTTATATCTTTTGCTGCTTTGTTAATTCCTAAACCGGCTCCATATTTAACTTTCGCTATCATCGCTTTATTAACTATATGTGCTGCTATCTTTTCTTCTAAGCTGGCATCTGATGCTGTTATGCGGTTCCGTGCCATGTTCATCAGTTTTATATCAGCTTTATGCCGATCACTCAAATCAGATGATTGCTGATAGGCTATGTCGTGTTCTTTACAATATTCGTCCAACTGGTTAATGCCTTTCTTTTTGTACGATTTTGTACCTGGTCCACAATAGTTATATCCGGGTAGATGGAGTTCAAAAGGCAAATGATTAATAAACCAATTTAAGACACTGCTCTTGTTCATAATCTTTAATATACTGATTAAACTGATAAAACGTGTCtgtttaaatagttattttatttaaacttatagaataatATTAGTCTTATCAATCCAACTATTTTCATCGACAGGTAGTCCTAGCCATTTTACAAATAGTTTGTTTCCTCTTTTTTTTAGTACTTTTTCCACAAGGTATATATTCGGATGTTTTGTTTTCTGTAATTCTTGAGAATAAAATGCACCTAAAATTGGCTGACCTCTAGAATCTTCTATCAGATATGTAATCGGATTTGTTTCATTCACTTTACTAATTTTAAATAGTTCCGTCGACCAATTAGGTGTATATCCCTTTTCAaacatacttttgtgtttacTTACACGCACAAAATCCCCTACTTTCAAACAACTGAATCGATTTCCAACTTTTGATTGATGTTtttgaaattgatatttttctaaaatcttTCTTTTATTACTTGTATCGACTTCGCACGGTTTTCGATTAATAGTACGGTGATGTGTATTGTTGTATTCACTAATTATTTTACTCAAGGTACCATCATTCCACTTGTATTTTCCTTTTAGACTGAACTCTTTGTACAATTTTGATTTGAGTGTTCTGATAAATCTCTCAACAATTGATGCCTTTTTTGTAGTGTAAgttgaataatgatttatattaaatatactagtcaaatttttgaatttatcgTTAT
This genomic interval carries:
- the LOC123874370 gene encoding uncharacterized protein LOC123874370, which translates into the protein MYLCELCLQTFTSKTKYTSHNCNEILTELPAKNSYLQFKNYERQQKINFIIYADFESILMKCNENKSENTRLYEMHQPSCFGYYICCSHDPKLNKYVTYKGSDCVQVFMCSSVLNWFINHLPFELHLPGYNYCGPGTKSYKKKGINQLDEYCKEHDIAYQQSSDLSDRHKADIKLMNMARNRITASDASLEEKIAAHIVNKAMIAKVKYGAGLGINKAAKDISGGGLKKQLKYIISHTNKHLKKLKPKGKNMAIKLAMAAAKELATNTTVKIPRIIPIPKTGGFLPLIPILAGLSAVGSLAGGASGIAKAINDYKAAEKRLNELKRHNEKIESLSIGKGLSVKPFKEGFGIYVSSKKN